The Armatimonadota bacterium genome includes a region encoding these proteins:
- the rsmH gene encoding 16S rRNA (cytosine(1402)-N(4))-methyltransferase RsmH, with amino-acid sequence MTEFHVPVMLAEVLRFLDPRAGETIVDCTIGGGGHAAAILKQIVPGGKLLGIDRDQEAIEAASKNLADYSDNLILVKGNYADLLAIAERAGIDAADGILFDLGVSSMQLEAAERGFSFRYNAPLDMRMDTAQRLTAKEIVNSLSERRLAETIWKYGEERWAKRIAKFIVNRRQRRPIETTFELVETILAAMPAGARPTSIHPATRTFQALRIAVNRELESLQEGLEAAIQLLKSGGRLVVLSYHSLEDRIVKDTFGKHIGRCICPPGLPVCACGAKKDIEILTKRPVTPSEEEIRTNPRARSAKLRAAKKL; translated from the coding sequence GGCGGGAGAAACAATAGTTGATTGCACTATCGGCGGCGGAGGGCACGCTGCCGCAATCCTCAAGCAGATAGTGCCGGGAGGTAAACTGCTCGGGATAGATCGGGACCAGGAGGCAATTGAAGCCGCCTCCAAGAACCTCGCTGACTATTCCGACAACCTAATTCTCGTTAAAGGGAATTATGCTGACTTGCTAGCAATCGCAGAGAGAGCAGGCATAGATGCGGCTGATGGCATACTATTCGACCTAGGGGTTTCATCTATGCAGCTTGAAGCCGCAGAGCGAGGCTTTAGCTTTAGATACAATGCTCCGCTCGACATGCGAATGGATACGGCTCAGCGACTGACAGCCAAAGAGATTGTGAACTCTCTTTCCGAGCGTCGCTTAGCCGAGACAATATGGAAATACGGCGAGGAACGCTGGGCAAAAAGAATAGCTAAGTTCATTGTAAACCGAAGACAGCGACGTCCTATCGAAACGACCTTCGAGCTGGTTGAAACAATCTTGGCGGCAATGCCTGCGGGTGCAAGGCCTACCAGCATCCATCCGGCAACTCGCACGTTTCAGGCGCTAAGAATTGCAGTTAATCGCGAGTTGGAATCACTTCAAGAAGGTTTGGAAGCCGCTATCCAGCTCCTTAAAAGCGGCGGCAGGCTGGTCGTCTTAAGCTATCATTCGCTCGAAGACAGAATCGTAAAAGACACTTTCGGAAAGCACATTGGCAGATGCATTTGCCCGCCAGGACTGCCGGTATGCGCCTGCGGAGCAAAAAAGGATATCGAGATTCTTACAAAGCGACCAGTGACGCCGTCTGAGGAAGAGATTCGAACAAATCCTCGGGCTAGGAGTGCAAAACTCCGTGCAGCAAAAAAATTGTAG